The following DNA comes from Methanomassiliicoccales archaeon LGM-DZ1.
ATCCTCTTGACGTTGACATTGGTGGCGAGGACGTACGTCGCGAGGCACTCCCATTCCGGCTGCCTGAGGATGCGGAGGCCGGGGCATCTCTCCGAGAGGCCGGCCACATACGGGTCCCTGGCCGAGATGTCGGCGATTATGGCCGGGAGGTCGTCCCCGGTGCGGAAATACTCCTCGACAGCGGAGCGGGGCGCGTCCCCCTCGCACTCGAAACCGTCCTCCGTCTGCCTGAGCGTGACGCAGGACCTTCCGATGACCCCCTGCCACGATCCGTCCGCCTGTTTCCTCCAGCGGTGGGCCTGGCCGCACCCGAGGGTCGGGTCCAGGGAGATATCAGTTTCAATCCTCATGCTCATACGGCACGGATGCCCTGCCCTTCTTAAGAATCCGCGCCTTCATCACCGCTGTACATGCGGTAGGCGTGCTTCAGGCGGGCATCGTCCTTCCATTCGGACGCTTTGGCCGCTGCCTCCTCCTCTGCGCGGGAGAGCTTCCCTTTGAGCCCGTACTCGTCGAACGCCTGCACGGACACCGTCTCCATCGCTTTCGAGAAACCGGGGCAGAGCCTCTCCATGATCTCCGGGGCGTCCGAGACGTCGGGCCTGTCGGTGTAGACCGTCACGTACCTGACATGCTCGGGATCGTCCGGCCACTTCCTCGGCCTGAAGAAGATCCTGAGGTAGCGGCGCGAGTCGCGCCCGTAGTAGGTGTCGGCCGTGAACCTCATGTGCATGATATTGGACATCGGCATCGGGATGGGGATGCGCGCTTATGCCTGTGTCGGAGAAGATTAAGTTATACCTGGAGGATACGGAGCGCATGAGGTTCGGACCTGCCGGGTATCCGGCGATCGGAAGCAAGAGCGACCCGGAGGGGTCGCTGAAATACACCCGCGGACTGGGGCTGGACTGCCTCGAGGTGGAATTCGTCCGCGGGGCCAGGATCTCGGAGGACAGGGCCCGCCAGATAGGGAAATGCGCCAAGGACCTGGACATACGGCTGAGCTGCCACGCTCCCTATTTCATCAGCTTCAACTCGGACAGCCCGGAGACGGTGGACAAGAGCGTCGCATGGGTCGTGGACACCGCCAAGGCCGCCCATTGGCTCGGCGCGTACATCATCGTGATCCACGCGGCATCCTACGGGAAGCATCCGGAGACCGCCCTCCCGAATGTCATCTCCGGCCTGACCAGATGCAAGGAGCAGCTCGACGACCTCGGGATACATGATGTCACCCTCGGGGTGGAGACCATGGGGAAGAAAGGGCAGTTCGGGACGCTGAAGGAGATCGCCGGGGTGATGGAGGAGGTGGACGGGGTCCGCCCGGTCCTCGATGTCGCCCATGTCCACGCCAGGGGCGTCGGGTGCCTGAAGACGAAGAAGGACATGCAGGACCTCATCGACGAGTTCTTCCCGCTGGCCGGCCCGACGGCCCACTTCCACATCAGCTGCATCAAGTACGGCGAGAAGGGGGAGATAAGCCATCTTCCGCTCAGCGAGAAAGAGCCCGACCTGCAGATGCTCGCCGACATCCTGAACGACAGCGACATGGACTGCAACTTCGTCTGCGAGTCTCCGCTCATCGAGAAGGACGCCGTCGTCTTCAGGGACATGTTCCCCAGGTACAGGCGGTCCTGATGAGGCGCAGCACCCCGATCCTGGCGATCGCCATCGCGGCCGCGATCATAGCCGCCGCCATAATAATCGGCTGGGTGCTCCCCGATTCGGGAGGGAGCGGGGAAGATTCGGGCAGCATCGCCGTTTGGTTCGATTGGCTCTTCAGAGACTGAACCCAGTCAAATCAAGTCAATCATAAATTTACAATCATTCGAAGACCGGAGAACCTCACTCGGGGCACGATTGGAAATGCATTGTGCACGGAAGCAGGCGGCCTCTCCTCACTGGCCGTGCGGCAGGCGTGCATCCGTCTCCCGCGGATGCTTCCCTGCTCGAATCCATCGGGTTCTCTTTCATTTTGAGTGGAAACGATTTGGGGAAGGAACGCGGTACAACGTCCGATGGACGTATGCGAAATGATGGGGGAGCACCTGGGACTGGTGCCTCCCTGGAAAGCGACCGAGTTCTGGAGCGAACCGAACGCGAGAGGGGAGCTGGACGACCACCTGCGGGTGGAGGTGCCGCCCGGGAGCTGTATGCCCTGTCCGCAGTGCGGGCGCATGTGCCGGATACACGACCGTACTCCGGAGAGGGCCTGGAGGAGCCTGGACGTCGTGTCCAGGCGCCTGTACATCCATGCGCGGATACCGCGCACGGACTGCCCGGACTGCGGCGTCAGGAGGGCGGACGTCCCGTGGGCCCGCCCCCACTCGCACTTCACCCTCTCCATGGAGTCCATGATCATGGCCATGTGCAGGGAGATGGCGGTATCCGCGGCGGCCGCCCTCATACACGAGGACGCGAACCGCATATGGCGCCTTGTGAGGCACAGTGCCAGGAAGTTGGTGGAAGGCATGGACCTGTCGCACGTGACGGCGGTCGGTGTCGACGAGAAGTGCTTCTCCGGCCACGATGCGTTCGTGACCGTCTTCGCGGACATCGTGCGGCATCGGGTGCTCTTCGTGACCCCCGGCAAAGGCTCCGGCGCCGTCGGGGAGTTCAGGGATTTCCTGACGGAGCACGGGGGACGTGCGGCGAACATCGCCGATTTCACCTGCGACTTCGGAGCGGCGTACGTCTCAGGCATCGGGCGCTACTTCAAGAGGGCGCGGATAACCTTCGACAGGTTCCACCTCGTGAAGCTGGCCAACGACGCCATGAACGACGTGAACTTCGGGAAGATGAAGCTGGCGGTCAACCGCATGAAGGTCAAGTACATGATGGTCCGGAACTCCGGCAGCCTGACCGACGGGGAGAAGGAGCTGAGGGACAGGATCTGCGAGGACAACGAGGAACTGGGCCATGCGTACAGGCTCAAGGAGTCGCTGGTGTCGGTGTACTCGATGGGGGATGCCGACATCGCGAGGGACCATCTCCTGGGATGGGTCTCCTGGGCCGGGCGCTCGGGCTTCCGCCCGTTCGCCAGGCTGGCCAAGACCGTGGAGGCGAACATCGAGGGGATACTCCGGTGGTTCTCCACCGGGATGTCCAACGCCCTCCTGGAGGGGACCAACTCGCTGATCTCCCTCATCAAGAGGCGCGCCAGGGGATTCAAGCGGGTCGAGAACCTGATAGCCGTTTGTTATCTCACCGGTGCCAGAGGCAAAGTGGATCTGTACGGGGCTCCGAGGTGAGCGCGTTCCTTCCCCAAATCGTTTCCACTCAAAATGAAAGAGAACCATCCATCGAAAGCGATTTTATAGTCCGACCCTATGCTCATCTTCGGCGCCGATGTGGCTCAGCGGTAGAGCGACGGTTTCGTAAACCGTCGGCCGGGGGTTCAAATCCCTCCATCGGCTCCATTCTCATTCGCAGCTGTGCTTTCCCGACGGTACGTCCGGCCTTATCGGCCCGCTGCTTTTGGTGAGGTACTGGTTCACGATCTTGATCGCGCAGACGTCCCCGCACATGGAGCAGCCGTCCTGCTCCTCGGTGCATCCGCGGGCGCGGTAGGCCTTCGCCTTCTCCGGGTCGAGGCAGACTCCGTACATGGCGTTCCAGTCCAGCTTCTTCCTCGCCTTGGCCATCTCGTCGTCTCTCTCGGATCCCTTCCCGTGGGCCAGGTCCGCGGCGTGGGCGGCGATCTTGGACGCGATGACGCCTTCCTTGACGTCGTTCTCGTCCGGAAGGGACAGGTGCTCCGCGGGGGTGACGTAGCAGAGGAAATCGGCCCCCGCCTGCGCCGCGATGGCCCCTCCGATGGCCGACGTGATGTGGTCGTAGCCCGGAGCTATGTCCGTCACCAGAGGCCCGAGGACGTAGAAAGGCGCCCCGTGGCAGAGCGCCTTCTCCATCTTCATATTCGCGGCGATCTGGTCCATCGCCATGTGGCCCGGCCCTTCGACCATGGCCTGCACCCCGGCCGCCCTCGCCCTCTTCACCAAGTGCCCTAGCACCATCAGCTCGGAGACCTGCGCAGGGTCCGAGGCATCGCGGATGCACCCCGGCCTGAACCCGTCCCCCAGGGAGAGGGTGAACTCGTACTTCCTCGCGAGGTCCAGGAGCACATCGAAGTCCTTGTAGAGGGGGTTCTCCTCGTCATTGTGCAGGATCCATGCGGTCAGGAAGGAGCCGCCGCGGGAGACGACGTCCATCAGCCTTTCCGAGTTCCCGATCCATTTCACGGTCTCGCGGGTGATGCCGCAGTGGACGGTCATGAAGTCCATGCCGTCCTTCGCGTGCTTCTCGATCCCGGAGAAGATGTCGTCCTCGGTCATCTCGACGACGGCGTTCTTCCTGGCGGCCGTCAGCCCGACCTCGTAGATGGGGACGGAGCCCATCATGACCGGGCAGCGGGAGAGCAGGCGCTTCCTGATGGCATCGATGTCGCCGCCGGTGGAGAGGTCCATCACGGCATCGGCGCCGTACTTCACGGCGATGTCCATCTTGCGGATCTCGGGCTCTATGTCAGGCATGTCGCGGGACGTCCCGATGTTGGCGTTGACCTTCACGGAGAGCCCCTCCCCGACGGCGGCGGGTATGGGGTCGTGGGCGGGGTTGCAGGGCATGACGATGCGCCCGGCCGCGATGCCGTCCATGACGAACCTCTCGGTCACGCCCTCCCTCTCGGCGATCTTCTTGATCCTGTGGTCGGACTCCCCGCGGGCGGCCTGCTCCATGATGGTGCTCATTTGAATCGCCGAAGAATCCGCCTCGTCGTATTTCATACTTGACGGCTGGCGCCCCCCGCTCCCCCGGTCCCGCCGCCGCACCGGGGAGAGCATGCCGGAGCATACCTCCAATTCAGTTATTAACGCGCGCGTACGCTCGCGCCTAATTATTATAATATATTAAGACCGACATGCCCAGCCACATATTTTCGGAAGTCAGAAAATGGGCAAAGATGACGACATAAGGAACGGGGAGGTTTACGACGAGAACTCCATCCGCGCCCTGAAGGGCCTGGAGGCCGTCAGGGTCCGCCCCGGCATGTACATCGGCAGCACCGATACCAGAGGGCTGCACCATCTCGTGTACGAGGTGGTCGACAACTCCATCGACGAGGTCATGGCCGGTTTCGCGACCAGGATCGACGTCACCGTCAATGTGGACGGATCGGTGACCGTGGCGGATGACGGCAGAGGCATCCCTGTGGGGATAGTGCCCGAGGAGGGCAAATCCGGCCTTGAGGTCTGCCTCACCGACCTCCATGCCGGAGGTAAGTTCGACCAGAACGCGTACAAGGTCTCCGGCGGTCTGCACGGGGTCGGCGTATCGGTCGTGAACGCGCTCTCCACATGGCTGATCGCCACCGTCAAGAGGGACGGGCACATCCACAGGCAGTCGTACCATACCGGCATCCCGGACGGGCCCGTAGAGGTCATCGGGGACGCCCACGACACCGGGACCACCATAACGTTCCTCCCGGACCCCACCATGTTCGAGACGGTCGATTTCGACTTCGGGACCCTGCAGAACAGGTTCAGGAACCAGGCGTTCCTGAACACCAAGGTCACCATCAACTTCGAGGACAAGAGGACCGAGAAGAAGGAGACCTACCACTACGAGGGCGGAGTGAGCGAGTTCGTCAGGTACCTCAACCGCGCGAAGACACCCATACACCCCGACCCGATCACCGTCAACGGCACCTACAGCGAGAAGGACCCCGAAGGCAAGGAGAGGGACGTCCTGGTTGACATCGCCATGCAGTACACCGACGGGTACAACGAGTCCGTGGACGCCTTCGTGAACACGGTCAGCACCCCCGACGGCGGAACGCACCTCACCGGCTTCAGGACCGCCCTGACCAAGATCCTGAACGACTACGGGAAGGAGAACAACCTCCTGAAGGACATAACCCTCGAGGGGCCGGACACCAGGGAAGGGCTCACGGCGGTCATCAGCATCAAGATGGCCGACCCCCAGTTCGAGTCCCAGACCAAGGAGAAGCTCGGGTCCTCCATCGCCCAGACCGCCGTCATGGGCATCATGGGCCAGAAGTTCAGGGAGTACCTGGACGAGCACCCTCAGGTGGCGCAGGTAATCGTGAAGAAATGCATGTCCGCCTACGAGGGCAGGATGGCGGCCAAGAAGGCCAGGGACGCCACCCGCAGGAAGTCCCTCCTCGAGAGCACGTCCCTCCCCGGGAAGCTCGCGGACTGCTCCGAGAAGGACCCCGCGAAATGCGAGATATTCATCGTCGAGGGAGAGTCTGCAGGAGGCTCCGCCAAGATGGGCAGGGACAGGACCTTCCAGGCCATCCTCCCCATCAGAGGGAAGATCCTGAACGTCGAGAAGACCCGCCAGGACAAGCTCCTCGACCATGAGGAGATCAAGAACCTGACCGTCGCCATCGGCGGCGGCATAGGGAAGGACTTCGACATCACCAAGGCGAGGTACCACAAGGTCGTCATCATGACCGATGCCGATGTGGACGGGGCGCACATCGCGACCCTCCTCCTGACGCTGTTCTACAGGCAGATGCGCCCGCTGGTCGACAACGGGTACGTCTACCTCGCGATGCCCCCTCTGTACGGCGTCTTCAAAGGCAAGAACAAGCCGAAATACTGCTGGACGGACCAGCAGCTGGCGAAGCTCGTCGAGGAGGCGGGCGGCCAGGACAAGGTCAACATCAGCCGCTACAAGGGTCTGGGAGAGATGAACCCGCAGCAGCTGTGGGAGACGACCATGGACCCGGAGCAGAGGTACATGAAGCAGGTGAAGGTGGCGGACGCCATCATGGCGGACCAGCTGTTCAGCACCCTCATGGGAGAAGATGTCGAGCCCCGCAGGGAGTTCATAATCGAGCACTCCAACGAGGTCGAGAACCTGGATGTGTGATCCCATGGAAGGCGAAGAGAGGATCATCAAGGAAACAGTCGAGAAGACGATGCAGAAATCCTACATCGATTACTCGATGTCGGTCATCGTCAGCAGGGCGCTTCCGGACGCGCGCGACGGCCTGAAGCCGGTACACAGGAAGATCATGTACGCCATGTACGACATGGGACTGGCGTACAACAGGCCCCACAAGAAGTCGGCCACCGTGGTCGGAGAAGTGCTGGGTCATTACCATCCCCACGGCGATTCGTCCGCGTACGACGCCATGGTGAGGATGGGGCAGCCGTTCTCCCTCAGGTATCCGCTGATCGACGGCCAGGGTAACTTCGGATCCGTCGACGGGGACCCGCCGGCCGCGATGCGTTACACCGAGGCCAGGCTCTCCAAGATGGCGAGCGACCTGCTGATGGACCTGGACAAGGACACCGTCGACATGATGGACAACTTCGACGGCACCGTCAAGGAGCCCACCGTGCTCCCGTCCAAGTTCCCGAACCTGCTCGTGAACGGGTCCGACGGCATAGCCGTGGGCATGGCGACCAAGATGCCACCCCACAACCTCAACGAGGTCTGCGACGCCATCATGTACGCCATCGACAATCCGGACAACGCGGGCGTCGAGCAGCTGATGCAGTTCGTCAGGGGGCCCGACTTCCCCACCGGCGGCATCGTGAACGGCATCTCGGGCATCGTGGACGCCTACACCACCGGCCGCGGCCGCATCAAGGTGAGGTCCAAGACCCACATCGAGGACAGCGGCAGGAAGGAGGCCATCGTCGTCGACGAGATCCCCTATCAGGTGAACAAGGCCGAGCTCGTCAAGAGCATAGCCGAGCTCGTCAAGAACAAGGCGGTCAACGGCATCAGCGACCTCAGGGATGAGTCCGACCGCCACGGGATGAGGATCGTCATCGAGCTCCACAAGGACGCCATACCCGACGTGGTCCTGGAGAACCTGATGAAGAAGACCCAGCTGGAGATCACCTACGGCATCATCAACCTCGCCCTGGTGAAGGACGCCAAAGGCAAGGACGTGCCGAAGCTCCTCGGCCTGAGGCAGCTCATCGACCAGTACATCGGCCACAGGCGGAGCGTCGTGACCCGCAGGACCCAGTTCGACCTGAGGAAGGCCGAGGAGAGGTTCCACATCCTCGACGGCCTGATCAAGGCGCTGAACATGCTCGACCAGACCATCGCCCTCATCAGGGGCTCTACTTCCGGGCCCGAGGCGAACCAGGGCCTGCAGAACCTGCTCGGCATCGACCAGCAGCAGGCCCAGGCGATCCTGGACATGAGGCTCCAGAAGCTGACCGGCCTGGAGATCGACGCGCTCAGGAAGGAGTACAACGACCTCATCGCCACCATGGAGGACCTGAAGGACATCCTGGCCAAGCCTGCGAGGATCGACGCCATCATCAAGTCCGAGCTCAAGGAGATGAAGGACACCTACGGCGACGCCCGCAGGACCCAGATCAACAGGGACGCCATCGACGTCAACGCCGAGGACCTCATACCCAAGGAGGACACGGTCTACACCCTGTCGGCGGCCGATTACGTGAAGAGGATACCCCTCCGCGCCTACCGCCAGCAGTCCCGCGGCGGCGTCGGCACCAAGGGCATGGAGACCAAGGACGAGGACTACGTCAAGACAATGTTCGTGGCCTCGTCCCACGACTACCTCATGTTCGTGACCAACACCGGCAGGATCCTCTGGCTCAAGGGATACGCCATCCCCGAGGGGAGCAGGCAGGCCAAAGGCAAGCCGATCGTCAACCTGCTGCCGGACCTGCATGAGGACGAGACGGTCATCACGGTCATCCCCACCTCCGCCTTCCCGGACGACCAGTTCCTGGCGTTCTGCACCAGGAACGGCCTGTTCAAGAAGACCCAGCTGTCCGCCTACGGCAATGTGAGGAACAAGGGCATCATCGCGCTCAACATCGATGACGGCGACAGCCTGGTCGAGGCCGCCAAGGTCGAGGCCGGGTCCGACATCATCCTCGCCACCGACGACGGGCTCGCCTGCAGGTTCGACGAGAAGGAGGTCAGGCCGACAGGGCGCGCCGCCATGGGCGTCAAGGGCATGAACCTGGGCCTGAACAACCACGTCGTGTCCATGACCGTGGTCCACCCGCAGGACCAGCTCCTGACCGTGACCGAGTTCGGCATGGGGAAGATCTCCTCCGTGGACGACTACACCAAGCACCACCGCGGCTCCAAGGGCGTGACCACCATCAAGCTCACCAAGAAGAGCGGCGCCGTGGTCTCCGTGCGCAAGGTCGAGGACGGCGACGAGCTCATGCTGGTCTCCGAGTCCGGCAAGATCATCCGCATCGACGTCGGCTCGATCCGCAAGACCGGCAGGTCGGCGCAGGGCGTCAGGGTCATGGACCTCCGCGACGGCGACAGGATCACCGCCGTGGAGCCCGTGAACCCCTCCGGCGTCCGCTGCGATGACGAAACGGAGGAGCAGCAGTGAGCGCCGCCTCGGCGGAGGACGGGGCCAGGTGGTTCCTGGCCTTCTTCGGCCTCGTGGCCGGCATCCTCTGTCTGGCGGCCTCGGCCATGAGCTTCGCCGGCGGCGATGCGGGCCTGGGGGCGGTGTTCGCCGCCGTCTGCATCGCCTGCTTCCTGCTGGCATTCCTGCTCCGCCGCAGCCTCCGGCGGGGCTTCGGGCGCGGTCCGTTCCCCCCAGGCCGCCGCCCCATGTGCCGCGGAAGACGGTAAGTTTATAATAGAGGGGACTTTAACGGAAGTCTAAGCCGCCGTAGCTCAGTTGGGAGAGCGCATGACTGAAGATCATGAGGTCGCTGGTTCGAACCCGGCTGGCGGCACCATGCATTTTTACCTCCTCTGATCTCGTCTGCGGAGCATCGTATCATGAACAAGGAGATCTGGGACTCATATCACCGCGACGGCACCCCTGCCGGCGGCGACCTCGTCAGAGGCCACCGGATCCCCAACGGGCTCTATCACATG
Coding sequences within:
- the gyrB gene encoding DNA topoisomerase (ATP-hydrolyzing) subunit B, producing the protein MGKDDDIRNGEVYDENSIRALKGLEAVRVRPGMYIGSTDTRGLHHLVYEVVDNSIDEVMAGFATRIDVTVNVDGSVTVADDGRGIPVGIVPEEGKSGLEVCLTDLHAGGKFDQNAYKVSGGLHGVGVSVVNALSTWLIATVKRDGHIHRQSYHTGIPDGPVEVIGDAHDTGTTITFLPDPTMFETVDFDFGTLQNRFRNQAFLNTKVTINFEDKRTEKKETYHYEGGVSEFVRYLNRAKTPIHPDPITVNGTYSEKDPEGKERDVLVDIAMQYTDGYNESVDAFVNTVSTPDGGTHLTGFRTALTKILNDYGKENNLLKDITLEGPDTREGLTAVISIKMADPQFESQTKEKLGSSIAQTAVMGIMGQKFREYLDEHPQVAQVIVKKCMSAYEGRMAAKKARDATRRKSLLESTSLPGKLADCSEKDPAKCEIFIVEGESAGGSAKMGRDRTFQAILPIRGKILNVEKTRQDKLLDHEEIKNLTVAIGGGIGKDFDITKARYHKVVIMTDADVDGAHIATLLLTLFYRQMRPLVDNGYVYLAMPPLYGVFKGKNKPKYCWTDQQLAKLVEEAGGQDKVNISRYKGLGEMNPQQLWETTMDPEQRYMKQVKVADAIMADQLFSTLMGEDVEPRREFIIEHSNEVENLDV
- the gyrA gene encoding DNA gyrase subunit A, which produces MEGEERIIKETVEKTMQKSYIDYSMSVIVSRALPDARDGLKPVHRKIMYAMYDMGLAYNRPHKKSATVVGEVLGHYHPHGDSSAYDAMVRMGQPFSLRYPLIDGQGNFGSVDGDPPAAMRYTEARLSKMASDLLMDLDKDTVDMMDNFDGTVKEPTVLPSKFPNLLVNGSDGIAVGMATKMPPHNLNEVCDAIMYAIDNPDNAGVEQLMQFVRGPDFPTGGIVNGISGIVDAYTTGRGRIKVRSKTHIEDSGRKEAIVVDEIPYQVNKAELVKSIAELVKNKAVNGISDLRDESDRHGMRIVIELHKDAIPDVVLENLMKKTQLEITYGIINLALVKDAKGKDVPKLLGLRQLIDQYIGHRRSVVTRRTQFDLRKAEERFHILDGLIKALNMLDQTIALIRGSTSGPEANQGLQNLLGIDQQQAQAILDMRLQKLTGLEIDALRKEYNDLIATMEDLKDILAKPARIDAIIKSELKEMKDTYGDARRTQINRDAIDVNAEDLIPKEDTVYTLSAADYVKRIPLRAYRQQSRGGVGTKGMETKDEDYVKTMFVASSHDYLMFVTNTGRILWLKGYAIPEGSRQAKGKPIVNLLPDLHEDETVITVIPTSAFPDDQFLAFCTRNGLFKKTQLSAYGNVRNKGIIALNIDDGDSLVEAAKVEAGSDIILATDDGLACRFDEKEVRPTGRAAMGVKGMNLGLNNHVVSMTVVHPQDQLLTVTEFGMGKISSVDDYTKHHRGSKGVTTIKLTKKSGAVVSVRKVEDGDELMLVSESGKIIRIDVGSIRKTGRSAQGVRVMDLRDGDRITAVEPVNPSGVRCDDETEEQQ
- a CDS encoding ISL3 family transposase — translated: MDVCEMMGEHLGLVPPWKATEFWSEPNARGELDDHLRVEVPPGSCMPCPQCGRMCRIHDRTPERAWRSLDVVSRRLYIHARIPRTDCPDCGVRRADVPWARPHSHFTLSMESMIMAMCREMAVSAAAALIHEDANRIWRLVRHSARKLVEGMDLSHVTAVGVDEKCFSGHDAFVTVFADIVRHRVLFVTPGKGSGAVGEFRDFLTEHGGRAANIADFTCDFGAAYVSGIGRYFKRARITFDRFHLVKLANDAMNDVNFGKMKLAVNRMKVKYMMVRNSGSLTDGEKELRDRICEDNEELGHAYRLKESLVSVYSMGDADIARDHLLGWVSWAGRSGFRPFARLAKTVEANIEGILRWFSTGMSNALLEGTNSLISLIKRRARGFKRVENLIAVCYLTGARGKVDLYGAPR
- the thiC gene encoding phosphomethylpyrimidine synthase ThiC, with product MSTIMEQAARGESDHRIKKIAEREGVTERFVMDGIAAGRIVMPCNPAHDPIPAAVGEGLSVKVNANIGTSRDMPDIEPEIRKMDIAVKYGADAVMDLSTGGDIDAIRKRLLSRCPVMMGSVPIYEVGLTAARKNAVVEMTEDDIFSGIEKHAKDGMDFMTVHCGITRETVKWIGNSERLMDVVSRGGSFLTAWILHNDEENPLYKDFDVLLDLARKYEFTLSLGDGFRPGCIRDASDPAQVSELMVLGHLVKRARAAGVQAMVEGPGHMAMDQIAANMKMEKALCHGAPFYVLGPLVTDIAPGYDHITSAIGGAIAAQAGADFLCYVTPAEHLSLPDENDVKEGVIASKIAAHAADLAHGKGSERDDEMAKARKKLDWNAMYGVCLDPEKAKAYRARGCTEEQDGCSMCGDVCAIKIVNQYLTKSSGPIRPDVPSGKHSCE
- a CDS encoding TIM barrel protein, which translates into the protein MRFGPAGYPAIGSKSDPEGSLKYTRGLGLDCLEVEFVRGARISEDRARQIGKCAKDLDIRLSCHAPYFISFNSDSPETVDKSVAWVVDTAKAAHWLGAYIIVIHAASYGKHPETALPNVISGLTRCKEQLDDLGIHDVTLGVETMGKKGQFGTLKEIAGVMEEVDGVRPVLDVAHVHARGVGCLKTKKDMQDLIDEFFPLAGPTAHFHISCIKYGEKGEISHLPLSEKEPDLQMLADILNDSDMDCNFVCESPLIEKDAVVFRDMFPRYRRS